A stretch of Lathyrus oleraceus cultivar Zhongwan6 chromosome 6, CAAS_Psat_ZW6_1.0, whole genome shotgun sequence DNA encodes these proteins:
- the LOC127091308 gene encoding zinc finger protein GIS2-like: MKRPSGGDSSAPAKCYRCGRAGHRVHECTSAEMKCFKCGKGGHLAAECRLKTVTCFNCGELGHISPQCPKPKKENQSGGKVFALSGSETSADDRLIRGNEK; encoded by the coding sequence atgaagaggcctagtgggggagactctagcgcccctgctaagtgttatagatgtggtcgggctggacatcgtgtccatgagtgtaccagtgctgagatgaagtgtttcaagtgtggaaaaggtggtcatttggctgcagagtgtcggttgaagactgtaacttgtttcaactgtggagagttgggtcatatcagtccacagtgtcctaagccgaagaaagagaatcagtcaggaggcaaggtctttgctttatcgggttctgagacttctgcagatgatcgtttgatccgag